Within the Montipora foliosa isolate CH-2021 chromosome 11, ASM3666993v2, whole genome shotgun sequence genome, the region TTTGAACGGGAAGAATCAGATTTCCATTTTATCTTGAGTGATTTTCTTCCTTCTAATTGTCTTCTCATCACAAAACTTTGGATTTACGTTAAAACAGCAAACGAAATTCCGTGCAATAAAAGATTTCTCTTATCTCaagttgtttgttttctttcttttgggtCGCTATTCTCTTCCGCTATGCATCCCCTTGTTATCAAAATATCTTATGATCCAATCAGCAAGGGTCAAAGTCCTGCAAACGCAGTGGGCTTGGAATTTTTAACTCATCTTCGTAAACAATTTCATAATTTGGATGTGTCTAAAAAGACCCGTTTaatttaaacggtttcaacatttgacctACATTGGTTCAACAACAGTTGAACGGGTGTTGGGCAAATATTgaacgcaaaaacaaagttttacggaggccgttcaaacggttccaacattgcaccaacaaaagaaccaacactttcgcgaaatttgattgcgaggaactaagaactagaaaccaaactctctcgtccagataaactacgccatattgacttttgcggcctgaTGTGAGCTTGCTTTTattctacaattgttgaacacAGTGTTCGAAGGgcttcaacaccattcaacattctcgagaacaaaaaaaaaaaaagttgaatcgatgttgaatgaaagtttaaaccgatttaagctttcaacatttttttacgctttcaaacaatgttggacgacctcttcaaacgcaccgaacatttggttcaacgaAATGgtgaatgcatgttgaagaacatgttgaaaccgtttaaacgggtCTTTACGCAATAATATAACCCCGGGCTTAAAAGTGCTGTCTGCGAATTTAAAATAAGTTAGGAGAACTTTAATATGAGGagtaggaggaggaggagggtgACTGGGACTCAGGAAGTGGGAACGTGGGGAAAAACCCTAAAGGATTCTGGTGACCTAAAAATgacataaaacaaacaaagataatCTCTTTCAGGCACGTCCGTCTCAGCAATATTCTAACTGAGTTAATTGCAGACGGACAATAAAAAAGTGTTTTGTTTAAGCAATTTATGAGGTTTTGAGTCCGTTTGTGAATTCGTTGACCAAAAGTTCTTCTTCTCGGAAACTGAAGAGGAACTGTAGATAGCAAGTAATTTTCTTGAATTTACATAGTTTATTACTGAGTTGGTTACTGTCTTAATTCTTGCATTACTCGATTTTGTTGCCCATATTCTTCAGGAAGTGGAAAACCGCATTGGCTTCTATTTTACACTTGACAGTGATTATTGAGAATTCGAAACTCCGTAGACCAGTTGGACTCTCGAACCTTGGTAAAGCATTTCCACTGATATACATTTACGTGATTTTGAAACGAGGTATGCAAAATATCCTTCAAATACTGCTTGAATCGAATGGTTTTCAAGTCCCAACAATCTGCAAAGCTGATACTCCGTGTTCTATAATTACACTGTAAAGCCTACATGTTCCTGAACTTCACTGAGAAACTTAGAACTAACTGAGACAGTGCTTGGTAAACTGAAGTATTGTTTTATAAGGAAATTAACTTTGTTGCgagcatagttaatgcatggagatggttatgaaactggacaagttcttttgtttcatgtttttgtcggtatttttggcctttaccctgcacaaaacacacaggttttccttcgattaaattatgcgcaactaattttcgatcccgtgcgaagcgaaaacaaaagattgtgcagggtcacgggtcaacatcgattgcaaaaACATTGTCCTCGCTTTTGAAAGGTCTAAGGTTttataaccagtccctcgattaactatgttGCGAGGGAACCTGGCAAAACTCGTTCAGTTCAAAAGTTTTCCTTGACGATGTTATGGTTGTCGTGGAGGCTGATCGAGGTTTTCGTTTCGTGCATTTTTTGCAACAGCAAATCAAATCCTTGAAGGAGAATCGAAACTGCTTGCTGTAGAAACAGTAAATGATGGGATTCACCGCTGCCTGAATGAAAATCATCATTTGTCCCAACCTCCAAATCGTATCTCCGTTGTAGATGTAAAAATATCTCAACGCACGAACGACCATAAACGGAccataacaaataaaaaacacaAGCGTTACCACTGCTAACATCTTTGTCACTTTTCGCTGCTTCATCCCATCTCTTTTATCCGACCTTAAGGAAACTCTTGTCCTCGCATGATTAGACAACAACTTGAATATTCGGATGTGAGCCCAGGTCATGAATGCTAAGGGCAAAAGAAACAATAAACCCGCTTGTATCGCGTAATAAATCTGCCTGCCGTCGTCTCCCATGTACTCATTAAGACACATTTGTTTGCCAGTTTCCTCGTCTTTCTCAATGTGATATGCGTACAGAAGTGGCGTGCAGGTTAAGATTCCAATCGCCCAAATGATAAGAGGGATGAAGGTTCGCTCGGTGCTTCGTTGAGTGCGCGCTAAGACCGGTGAAGACACTGCTTTTAACCGTTCTCGACTGATGGCGACTAGCGTTAGGATAGACACTGTGTAGCACGATTCAATGAAAAAGCTCTGAGCTTTGCAGATTGGATTTCCACCAAACCAATTACCATTACCGATAAAGGCAATTAGGTCGAATATGGAAAGCAAAGTAAACATGAGATCCGCTAATGCCAGACTGGCGATGAAGCAAAGAAGAACAGACGTCGTGGCCTTGTAAGTCCGATAACAAGTTATCAATGCCAAGGTATTGCCGACGAACGCAAGTGAAAAGACTGTGCCATACAAACAGTAAAAGACTATCGTCATTAAGGGTGATATTGTTGAGGCATCTTCGACGCTGTTTCCTGACTTGTTCTGGAAACTAGTTTCATCCATCATGTTTGTGTTCTCACTgtaaaaactttcttttgcaTTAAATCATCCCCCTTGATAGGGAACCTTTATATTTGCCGGAAGTGATTTAATGAAACACGAGtcaaaaaaatgtaattctaGAGCATTTCTTCCTGAATGGGCACACCCATGTAATGGCCCATTtgcgagttgctgtttgcctccgTTTAGTttagtcttggtgctcaactattgtaaaggaaatgagtttgatttgcataagaatacgctaCTCATTTCCCTTTGAATGGTGGTGCACtagaactcgctttgaaactgaggcatacaGCTATTCATCGCTGCTAGCGCGGTACTTGGTAATAAAAGCAGTTACCGATAAGAGAGTATAGAGTAAACTAAAGACAGTTTCACTGAGTGTGGCGCGCCCAATACACAGTTGTAGTATTAGATGAAATGCTCTTATTCCGCGTTCCTagaatttctttcaagtttacCTACTCTTCAAACGGGTGCTGAAGCGAACAACAATTTCTTCTTCCTGTAAATAAACACAAGCTGGCCTTGACTTCTatagttttcaacttttccagaCCAAGAATAAAAATGTCACAGACAAGCGTGCTTCCACAAAACGCAGTTTTATTATCagcgagaaaatgaaatgaacagcaATGGATAAAGGCTTTTCACTCATTGTGATGGAGATCAGTATTCAAATGTTTGCCGAAGACTTGCCTTGCCTCTTTTTTGATTGCCGGCAGCCTGAGCGGAAGACGCGATAAAGCGGCCCTTTGAATTTCAGAGAATTTGTTAAAGCAATGCGCTGTTTAAATTGTGGTTTTTAGGGAGTGCAATCGGTTGTTTTGTGTAGTTAAGAACCACTAACAACGTTTTTTCACGTTTCTTGCACCCTTCCGGGAAGGGGAACTGAtttgagcttgagcttgagcttgaaCACGTTTTCGATATATTGTTGAATATCTGATTTCCTACAGTCCAGCTACGTCTTCCGGTCGCCATCCCAGAgaaaaatgtgaaagtttgaGCAGCTCGTACTGTGGCATTTTCGAGATTAATGTAGCTGCTTCTATTCGTGGAAAATTAATTCTTCCGTCGATGACGGCTCAAAGTTTTATTGCCTGTAGAGACTTTTTTAATGCAAAGTAGTTACTGcgaccccacaagctttcaGCTTTTATACatatcgtgtataaataaagtacCCTATCTATCGGAAGCAGATTAATAAAGCCACAagcattttaaaaatgtttttaaaacaagaaacttCAGCTTTAACGGATATTTATGTTTCACGTAGAGGTAACTTATGGATGTTTTGGAGTTTAGGTGATTATCACCGCGATGTATTAAGATAAAAAAATAGGCTCAAATGTGGAAACGTATGACACTGTTTCCTGCTGCACATCTCGGCAATCCTCAGTTTACATTTCTTGAAATTTGAAACAGTTCTAATATTTGCGAATTTTTCTCTGAAGTCCAATAGAAAAACGTTAATTAAATTATTCCCTATCAACTTTCATGACACAGAATCCTTAGCTCGTTCCCTTTCTGACTTTTTACAATGAAAACGGTCGAAAATCGAAGAAGTTGATTCAGAACGGCAAATAGTTCAGTGGTTTTACTTGTTACAATAGATTTGTCCGGCAATATTCCGTCGCGGTGTAGAggaaatgcaaaattttgtcTCTGGGTTTACTTTTGCATCTGCAAGGAATTCATTAGCTCAATAATCCTGAAAAAATATATCCTGAGTTGCTGCTAAGATCACCATTGACTTTGACAGTTTCAGAGAGTTGTTATTCCATTCTTAAAGGGGTTTGGGGagaattatttctttctttggctTATGGAAACACGATATGTTTTGTTAatcttgttgttggttttttaggagaAAAGAAGGGAAGAGGTAATTTTCAAGTAACATTAACTCTGCTATTTGCCTAAAAccttaatcttttgttttcgctgtAGACTAAACAAATGGTGCAGCTATTCCTGCCCTCAGGCGAAGAAGCGGTTTCAGGAAACTGAACTGAGACTCTCACTCGCTGGCAGTGAAAGCAACAAGGAAGTAACCTTTTTAGGTGTGTCAACCTTTTTATAGCTCACTTGGCTATTCTTAGCGGAGGGGCTTTCAGTGCAGTTTGTTTTAGACCATAATTATTTGGTTTTGAAAGTATTGTTTTGAAATGATgggctttgaagaggaggttaCTGATGAACTGAGGAATTATTCTCGCTGTTGAGTGAACAATCTGAGTTAATAACTTGAAAAATGCCCGAAAGGACTCATTTTACGGTAGCCTATGTGGCTGGCGAGGTCAATGTGCGCATGTGTGCAATGCGAGCGGCCACGAGGGGCTTCCCGAGCAGTGAAATGTTCGACACGAAACGTGATATCTTTTTAGTCTTGTAAATTGGCGGTTATCGTTAATTCCTATTTTGCTCCGAATTGCTCAGTATTTTCGCTAATCAGAGCACTGTCTCAGGACTTGTTGTAACAGAAGAAATGAAAGGGAAAAAGCCTTGAACCCAGGCTCCAGTTgatcgaagggtggatagcgctatccactgttttgcTAGTTTTTATCCGCTGGAttgtgatttatccggtgacagtagcgttatccacctttcgaacaaccgaAGCCAGAACTCCTTTGTAGGAACGGCGTCTTTCCGCTTTCACCTTTGAAGATCGGCAAACCGACATTTTACTCGTGCTTTCCGGGGAAGAATCCCGAGCTTAAATTTcggcgtgtttttttttttttttttttttttggcgttcAGTCACAAATCGCACTCAAGCTTGTAAAGCTCAAGCGCGAAATTACCAAAGCGCAAAGGTGGCATGGTTGTGCAATGGCTGATTCATCTTTAAAAGCACATACGCGAAGTGTATTAAGCCAACGTGCATGCGTAGCGTTGAAGGAAAATGACGTTAATATGGTTTCTAATACACCCAAACCACGTACAAATGCAGACACCATTCACGGTCGACCCACACTAATAGATCTCGAGCGTTTTCGGAAAGGGTCGGCCCGCAAACTTTACGACAGATCACTTCATGAGCGAACATTTATGAGTAAACTAAACGAGAATAGTTGCTATCACTCTAacctatataataaataataatctaaTCGAGATCtctgctgtatttctttttctttgttttttatttaacGATCCAGGAAACGAGGAAAGCCCGAGTTCACGCAGATATGCgtctagttctttttttttttaaggactTATTTGTTCTCGTATAGAATTTATAGCGCTGCTGAACTATGACTAGGCCCATGCCTGGAATTTTATATCTTTAGCTTCGTCGTGAAGTTTAGTGACTGTCCCCATTTCACTGATTAGCATTATTTTTTAGCAAGTCGTTATACACATTTACAACGGAATTAGGGAGGAAAGCGTGAttccaaattgtttaaaatataaacaaTGTAGTAGTGTGGTGGTCACTGCTTTGGGTTAATCAGCGAATGTTCCTAGGTGCGTGATCTTGTGCAGACATTAGGGttgtataattattttatccatGGATCGAGTTCTCTGTGGTTCCTCTTGTGGCTCTGCATTcgtgttacgagttcgtgtgttttgaggaaaggtagtttgcagactaatctgaacgcagggttgtcggaacaacaacaagaagatttattccaaaatgaacgtagtttccacgaagtaaaactcttaacagcacgaacttgataaacttacacggcctccgccaacttga harbors:
- the LOC137976249 gene encoding QRFP-like peptide receptor, coding for MMDETSFQNKSGNSVEDASTISPLMTIVFYCLYGTVFSLAFVGNTLALITCYRTYKATTSVLLCFIASLALADLMFTLLSIFDLIAFIGNGNWFGGNPICKAQSFFIESCYTVSILTLVAISRERLKAVSSPVLARTQRSTERTFIPLIIWAIGILTCTPLLYAYHIEKDEETGKQMCLNEYMGDDGRQIYYAIQAGLLFLLPLAFMTWAHIRIFKLLSNHARTRVSLRSDKRDGMKQRKVTKMLAVVTLVFFICYGPFMVVRALRYFYIYNGDTIWRLGQMMIFIQAAVNPIIYCFYSKQFRFSFKDLICCCKKCTKRKPRSASTTTITSSRKTFELNEFCQVPSQHS